ATGAGGACGTGCAGGAGTTCCGGGTGGCGGTCCGCGCCGACGACGGCGTCGTGGTGGGCTGCGGCGCGCTGCACGTGATGTGGGAGGACCTGGCCGAGATCCGCACGGTCGCTGTGGACCCGTCCTGCCGGGGCCAGCGGATCGGGCACCGGCTGGTGGGGGAGCTGATCGACGCGGCCCGGGAGCTGGGCGTGGCCCGGATCTTCGCGCTCACCTTCGAGACGCGGTTCTTCGGCGCGTTCGGCTTCCAGGAGATCGACGGCGCACCGGTGCCTCGCCAGGTGTACGAGCAGTTGCTGCGCTCGTACGACGAGGGTGTCGCGCAGTTCCTGGACCTGGAGCGGGTCAAGCCGAACACGCTGGGCAACACCCGGATGCTGCTGCGCCTGTAGGTCAGGCCTTGCGGGGGTGCGTCGCGAAGAACTCCCACATCAGGTCGGTGGCCGACAGCCCGGCGGAGGACGCGGCGAGCTGACCGGCTGTCGCCCCCGGCCAACTGTGGCCCATCTCGGGCAGGGTGTAGACGCTGACCTCGCTGCCGTCCGCGCAGCTCGCCACCGTGTGCGTCACACCCGGCACCCCGGCCGCCTTCGGGCTCGGCCGGCAGGAGAGCCGC
This portion of the Micromonospora zamorensis genome encodes:
- a CDS encoding amino-acid N-acetyltransferase, which encodes MNAPAESSASESQIVVRRARTGDVRGIRRLVDTYTDDRRLLSKATVTLYEDVQEFRVAVRADDGVVVGCGALHVMWEDLAEIRTVAVDPSCRGQRIGHRLVGELIDAARELGVARIFALTFETRFFGAFGFQEIDGAPVPRQVYEQLLRSYDEGVAQFLDLERVKPNTLGNTRMLLRL